One Methylosinus sp. LW4 genomic region harbors:
- a CDS encoding glycosyltransferase family 2 protein has product MTEVSIILPTYNRGLYIRRAIDSVLSQTFQDFELIVVDDCSTDDTCNILSEYSDKRMRVIVNEQSVGAAVARNTGINSAKGNYIAFQDSDDVWLIDKLERQIKRLKERSDCQLCFGSFILFDHGQAKMKGLFAEHVVDLRKTLLKENVITPQTIVARAEFLKRHGTFDPAFPRYMDWDLALRVSALTEVLYEPEPLVVVFSTPGNLSSNVWNDFVARERLAMKHREKFEGHDRERAVNLAEAAHSAIVSRQYWVGTRTFVSALRAKPTSWAVWSRLCKSIFRAIESAYR; this is encoded by the coding sequence ATGACGGAAGTCAGCATAATCCTGCCCACATATAATCGTGGGCTCTATATTCGACGGGCTATTGACAGCGTTCTATCGCAGACGTTTCAAGATTTTGAATTAATAGTCGTTGATGATTGTTCGACGGACGATACATGTAATATATTGTCAGAATACTCAGATAAGAGAATGCGAGTTATTGTTAATGAACAGAGTGTAGGAGCGGCTGTTGCGCGGAATACTGGAATTAACTCGGCAAAAGGTAACTATATCGCATTTCAAGATTCGGACGATGTTTGGCTGATAGATAAGCTGGAGCGCCAGATAAAGCGGTTAAAAGAGCGGAGTGACTGCCAATTGTGCTTTGGGTCGTTTATTTTATTTGATCATGGGCAAGCTAAAATGAAAGGCCTCTTCGCAGAGCATGTTGTTGATTTGCGAAAGACGCTACTAAAAGAGAACGTAATTACTCCACAAACAATAGTAGCTCGAGCTGAGTTCTTGAAGCGTCATGGAACATTTGATCCTGCATTTCCGCGATACATGGACTGGGACTTGGCATTACGCGTTTCAGCCCTAACGGAAGTGCTCTACGAGCCTGAGCCGCTGGTTGTGGTGTTTTCGACGCCAGGTAACCTATCGAGTAATGTTTGGAATGATTTCGTTGCGCGAGAAAGACTGGCCATGAAGCATCGCGAGAAATTCGAGGGGCACGACCGTGAACGTGCCGTCAACCTCGCTGAGGCGGCCCATTCGGCAATTGTGTCGCGACAATATTGGGTTGGAACCAGGACGTTTGTCTCTGCACTGCGCGCTAAGCCAACGAGTTGGGCGGTATGGAGCCGGCTGTGCAAATCGATTTTTCGTGCAATCGAGTCGGCGTACCGGTGA
- a CDS encoding glycosyltransferase family 2 protein — protein sequence MRIDAPPFKIVLVDNESMEPGIDLISQWADGLLSIDMSSSAWSEAPRERLREPTLSTWTAEGLGSQPQALITLIRVSDNTGFAAANNLGIRLALTDTDCTHVWLLNNDTIVDHRSLTALLDRVGRDRSIGVCGSTLLYYDTPKTIQSLGGVFDPVRGRGTNLGIGKPLQLMPTTEQIESRLEYVIGASMLVTRQFLEVVGLMEESYFLYFEELDWERRSHRRFKHAWARESFVYHKEGASLGTSSRGRPSDVSLYCFNLNFLKFLATFHPSLVPAGVIIVFFKSIVAVKKRDIDALRTFWTVMYDFLWTGHPTRTGLERFSAKRRATRGKI from the coding sequence ATGCGGATCGATGCTCCGCCATTTAAAATTGTTCTCGTAGACAATGAAAGTATGGAGCCCGGAATTGATCTGATTAGCCAGTGGGCGGACGGCTTGCTTTCTATAGATATGTCGAGTTCTGCGTGGAGCGAAGCCCCTAGGGAACGTCTTCGCGAACCAACATTGTCAACGTGGACGGCGGAGGGATTGGGCAGCCAACCTCAGGCGCTTATAACATTAATTCGTGTAAGTGATAACACCGGCTTTGCAGCAGCAAACAACCTCGGTATTCGTCTTGCGCTGACGGATACAGATTGCACTCATGTATGGCTCCTCAATAATGATACAATTGTAGATCATCGTTCCCTAACTGCTCTTCTTGATCGAGTGGGTCGAGACCGCTCAATTGGAGTTTGCGGTTCGACATTACTATACTATGACACGCCTAAAACTATCCAAAGTCTTGGAGGAGTATTTGATCCCGTGCGCGGACGGGGAACCAATTTAGGAATAGGCAAGCCATTGCAGTTAATGCCTACAACGGAACAAATAGAGAGTAGGCTTGAGTACGTGATCGGGGCGTCCATGCTAGTTACACGTCAATTCCTCGAAGTAGTAGGTTTGATGGAAGAATCCTATTTCTTATATTTCGAGGAGCTCGATTGGGAGCGTCGCTCGCATCGACGTTTCAAACATGCTTGGGCGCGAGAATCATTTGTTTATCACAAAGAAGGGGCGTCGCTCGGAACAAGTTCACGAGGACGGCCGAGCGATGTGTCCTTATATTGCTTCAATTTAAACTTTCTAAAATTTCTAGCCACTTTTCACCCTTCCTTAGTACCGGCGGGGGTTATAATAGTATTTTTTAAGTCCATCGTCGCAGTGAAAAAGCGGGACATTGATGCTTTACGTACATTTTGGACAGTAATGTACGACTTCCTTTGGACAGGACACCCGACACGAACCGGTCTTGAGCGCTTCTCGGCGAAGAGGCGTGCGACGCGCGGAAAAATATGA
- a CDS encoding glycosyltransferase family 2 protein — protein sequence MNSPLISIVIPAYNREKEIKRSLISVLNQTYSNIEVIVVDDNSHDNTIEEALSIGDKRIKIVRHSQNKGASAARNTGIKSAIGQLIAFQDTDDVWLPHKLKKQLAVLQANPESKFGFGPFIRVSQDRVKVFGHLCHADEKAIINSIVRTNQVSPQTVIADTAFMRQHGMFDCDFVRYEDWDLALRICRLTPIAYDPEPLAIVFETPGSLSSDILQDGIARLRIANKHLEKFDMHKAYLALNYAEAAHSFARSGKFVDAVDCGYSALQCSPITPGVWVRLLKASFRALRFSLSF from the coding sequence ATGAACAGCCCACTAATTAGCATCGTGATTCCCGCTTATAATCGCGAGAAAGAAATAAAGCGCTCTTTGATCAGCGTTTTAAATCAAACGTACTCCAATATCGAAGTTATAGTTGTAGACGACAATTCACACGATAATACAATAGAAGAAGCGCTATCTATTGGCGACAAACGAATCAAAATTGTACGCCATTCTCAAAACAAAGGTGCCTCTGCGGCGCGCAATACCGGAATTAAATCGGCCATTGGACAGTTAATAGCGTTTCAAGACACAGATGACGTATGGCTACCTCACAAATTGAAGAAGCAATTAGCGGTTCTTCAGGCAAACCCTGAAAGTAAATTCGGATTTGGGCCTTTTATTCGTGTATCACAAGACAGAGTAAAAGTATTTGGGCATTTATGTCATGCAGACGAAAAAGCAATCATCAACAGTATTGTTCGAACTAACCAGGTCAGCCCACAAACTGTAATTGCGGATACCGCATTTATGCGTCAACATGGCATGTTTGATTGCGATTTTGTCCGCTACGAGGACTGGGATCTCGCGCTACGAATCTGTCGGTTAACTCCGATTGCCTATGATCCAGAACCGCTCGCTATTGTATTCGAAACGCCTGGGAGCTTGTCGAGTGATATCTTGCAAGATGGAATTGCCCGCCTTAGGATTGCAAACAAGCATTTAGAAAAGTTCGATATGCACAAGGCATATTTGGCGCTAAATTATGCCGAGGCCGCGCATTCTTTTGCGAGAAGCGGGAAGTTCGTGGACGCAGTTGATTGCGGCTATTCTGCCCTTCAATGTTCGCCAATCACGCCAGGGGTTTGGGTTCGCTTGCTTAAGGCATCTTTTAGGGCGCTACGGTTCAGTCTTTCTTTCTAA
- a CDS encoding right-handed parallel beta-helix repeat-containing protein: MFYKSMRLRRIAKRVVLSATLLIYMVPSLDFKVSAHEDLAACGKISISTRPAPKRGMSLAAGIERLIACRRAFPRHSVQVSFEAGTYFIRDPVNIGPEASGELGAETIFKPLGDGDVFLSGGVPLTLHEKTPTTWIFETSKLCGGVPQRALYINGQRRIASSVPKNGHFYVKEERARRQVDGRAMDAIGFGDDFDMNAVTVNDRTEVVGYHYWSSSRHSLNNIERASRTITINGLTSHTDIWARYAVKERYYLSNARDRALEPGQWFDDGDRIEYYPTSQEAEGARSTPPVVVLPCTPKVLEIAEGAHDIVFDGISFEHTGDARRGYAITPMQAAIGDQINAAVAMRDAHRIIFKNVDVHGTADFAFWLDRATTEASIVYSTMTALGAGAIAIGEIVPTNPQTRVAVDVRAGNNIAHNTIRDGGLVHEDAVAIWIGDVGGNKIAENVIENFGYTAISVGWPTGARQSRGNLIENNRISNIGRGLLSDLGGIYTLGDLAETVIRGNKIDNVRHAAYGGFGIYLDRESSGVEVSTNEVRNTGDAPIALHFAQSNRIVENRLCAVEGRPAILVIKAGKAENVIGNNLCAN, encoded by the coding sequence ATGTTCTACAAGTCGATGAGATTGCGTCGAATTGCAAAGCGTGTGGTATTGTCGGCGACGCTCTTAATATACATGGTCCCCAGTTTAGATTTTAAGGTTTCCGCACACGAGGATTTAGCGGCATGTGGCAAGATTTCTATCTCAACACGACCCGCGCCCAAAAGGGGAATGTCGCTTGCCGCAGGGATCGAAAGGCTCATCGCCTGTCGACGTGCCTTTCCACGTCATTCTGTACAAGTAAGTTTCGAGGCAGGCACCTATTTTATTAGAGACCCTGTCAACATAGGGCCAGAGGCCTCAGGAGAGCTGGGGGCCGAAACAATATTTAAGCCCCTAGGCGACGGCGACGTATTCTTGAGTGGGGGAGTTCCTCTAACTCTTCACGAAAAGACGCCAACCACTTGGATTTTTGAAACATCTAAGCTGTGTGGTGGTGTGCCACAGCGAGCTTTGTATATCAACGGACAGCGCCGTATCGCCTCAAGTGTTCCCAAGAATGGGCATTTTTACGTTAAGGAAGAAAGAGCGCGTAGGCAGGTCGATGGCCGAGCGATGGACGCGATTGGATTTGGCGATGACTTCGATATGAATGCCGTGACGGTCAATGATCGGACCGAGGTTGTCGGCTATCATTATTGGTCCTCTTCGCGACACAGCCTTAATAATATTGAACGAGCGAGCCGCACGATCACGATCAACGGCCTTACGAGCCACACGGACATCTGGGCGCGATATGCGGTAAAAGAGAGGTATTATCTTTCGAACGCGCGTGATCGTGCTCTCGAACCAGGCCAGTGGTTCGACGACGGTGACCGCATCGAATATTATCCTACCTCACAAGAGGCGGAGGGAGCGCGCTCAACGCCGCCGGTGGTTGTGCTACCGTGCACTCCAAAGGTGTTGGAGATCGCAGAAGGCGCTCATGACATTGTTTTCGATGGAATTTCTTTCGAGCATACAGGCGATGCCCGTCGCGGTTATGCAATTACGCCAATGCAAGCAGCGATAGGCGATCAAATCAATGCGGCTGTCGCGATGAGGGATGCGCATCGCATCATTTTTAAAAATGTCGACGTACACGGTACAGCTGATTTCGCCTTTTGGCTGGATCGTGCGACCACGGAAGCGAGCATTGTGTATAGCACTATGACCGCTTTGGGTGCCGGTGCCATTGCCATCGGCGAAATCGTTCCAACTAATCCGCAAACTCGGGTGGCCGTCGACGTGCGTGCGGGAAACAATATTGCGCATAATACAATTAGAGACGGTGGTCTTGTCCATGAGGATGCGGTGGCTATATGGATTGGCGACGTGGGAGGCAACAAGATCGCTGAAAATGTGATTGAGAACTTCGGTTACACTGCAATTTCGGTCGGATGGCCTACGGGGGCACGCCAATCAAGAGGAAATCTTATCGAGAATAATCGAATCTCCAACATCGGTCGTGGGCTGTTGTCGGACCTCGGTGGCATCTACACGCTCGGGGATCTCGCGGAGACGGTCATTCGCGGCAACAAAATCGATAATGTGCGCCACGCTGCTTACGGGGGCTTCGGCATTTACCTCGACCGCGAGTCGAGCGGGGTAGAGGTTTCTACCAACGAAGTGAGGAATACGGGCGATGCGCCGATCGCGCTTCACTTCGCTCAGTCCAATCGCATCGTCGAAAACAGGTTATGCGCGGTTGAAGGAAGGCCCGCGATACTCGTCATTAAGGCAGGCAAGGCAGAAAATGTCATTGGCAATAATCTCTGCGCGAATTAG
- a CDS encoding oligosaccharide flippase family protein yields MNRRSLEVNFVINILGSIAPLFISLVTVPLYMRQIGDSRYGVMSIVWVMLGYFGFLDLGLSRAAANSLSRLKDNEADKRGNIIVTGLILNIGMGVLGSLLLATTGGYLLSDILRISDELRHEVAIAFPWIVCLFPLALLSGFGIGVIESRENFLIVNIIQFFGTAAGQILPIVLAFLVDPSLAVVIPAAVISRGVCMLVLLLAAFRGEGFFGGGAFDALQAKKLLSYGGWVSASSIIGPILLSFDQFVIGAVLGVATIPLYAIPMSLVSRGQIFAGALIRTLFPRISSLSNEDARILSFQSLSFLLFGYGAVCAAAMVLSPAFFSKWISNEFAASAVPVVEILFVGAWVNGIAYVPYGLLQGRGRPDITAKCHIIELIPFIVIISILTSVFGIIGAAVAWSLRCAIDALLLLYAARMFNLKTVLDILIVLAVLVLSAVFSQVLGDRFAAAFGSAIVLFFGTAAIGGVRYPVVVRFMLNSRLRSISNLEHGAET; encoded by the coding sequence ATGAATCGTCGCTCCCTAGAAGTAAACTTCGTAATTAACATCCTTGGATCGATAGCACCTTTATTTATCTCGCTTGTCACCGTTCCGTTATATATGCGTCAAATCGGCGATAGCCGGTATGGTGTAATGTCAATCGTATGGGTGATGCTTGGCTATTTTGGATTTTTGGACTTAGGTTTGTCTCGCGCTGCTGCAAATTCGCTTTCAAGACTCAAAGACAACGAGGCGGACAAAAGAGGCAACATAATAGTTACCGGTTTAATCCTGAATATTGGTATGGGGGTGCTTGGAAGTCTTCTTCTTGCGACGACTGGGGGATATCTCCTTAGCGATATATTGAGAATTTCGGATGAACTAAGGCATGAAGTCGCCATTGCTTTTCCGTGGATAGTATGCCTTTTCCCTTTAGCGCTCTTGTCCGGCTTTGGAATTGGTGTAATTGAATCGCGTGAAAATTTCCTAATTGTAAATATCATTCAATTTTTTGGGACTGCAGCCGGACAGATATTACCCATAGTTTTGGCATTCCTTGTAGACCCCTCGCTGGCGGTGGTCATCCCTGCGGCTGTCATCTCCCGCGGCGTGTGCATGCTTGTGTTGCTACTTGCCGCTTTCCGCGGCGAGGGTTTTTTTGGGGGGGGAGCATTTGACGCTTTACAAGCAAAGAAGCTACTGAGCTATGGAGGATGGGTGAGTGCATCTAGTATTATTGGCCCTATTCTTCTTTCTTTTGACCAATTTGTGATTGGAGCAGTTCTGGGGGTCGCAACAATCCCTCTGTACGCAATTCCAATGAGTCTTGTCTCGCGTGGTCAGATATTTGCAGGGGCGTTAATCAGAACATTGTTTCCAAGAATCTCAAGTCTCTCAAATGAGGATGCTCGCATACTATCTTTCCAATCACTTAGTTTTTTGTTGTTTGGGTATGGTGCCGTATGTGCGGCAGCGATGGTTTTGTCACCCGCCTTTTTTAGTAAATGGATAAGTAATGAATTCGCGGCTAGCGCGGTCCCAGTAGTGGAGATTCTATTCGTCGGTGCTTGGGTCAATGGCATCGCATATGTTCCCTATGGGCTATTGCAGGGAAGGGGACGGCCGGATATAACAGCAAAATGCCATATCATCGAATTGATTCCATTCATTGTGATAATTTCTATCTTAACATCAGTTTTTGGGATTATAGGTGCCGCGGTTGCTTGGAGTCTTCGTTGCGCGATCGACGCGTTGCTGTTATTGTATGCTGCCCGCATGTTTAACTTGAAAACAGTGCTAGACATTTTGATTGTGCTGGCCGTGCTTGTGCTTTCGGCCGTTTTCAGCCAAGTTCTCGGTGATAGGTTTGCCGCAGCCTTTGGCAGCGCGATCGTGCTTTTTTTCGGAACGGCAGCTATCGGAGGCGTTCGGTACCCTGTAGTAGTGCGATTCATGCTTAATTCTCGCTTGAGGTCGATCTCAAATCTTGAGCACGGAGCGGAGACATAA
- a CDS encoding transposase: protein MHDEGQVNPRDPDATFTKKNGENYFGYKAHLAVDEESGIARRVAMTSADLHDSQRGEAMIQGNEEAYYGDTRHMIAPSHARR from the coding sequence GTGCACGACGAGGGGCAGGTCAATCCGCGCGACCCGGACGCGACTTTCACCAAGAAGAACGGCGAGAACTACTTCGGCTACAAGGCGCATCTGGCGGTCGACGAAGAAAGCGGCATCGCGCGCCGAGTGGCGATGACGAGCGCCGATCTGCACGACAGCCAGCGCGGCGAGGCGATGATCCAGGGCAATGAAGAGGCCTATTACGGCGACACGAGGCATATGATAGCGCCGAGCCACGCAAGGCGTTGA
- a CDS encoding IS5/IS1182 family transposase: MSRRNFSQPSLADAFVKAYSRPGGFLEDIAKTFEWSAFDVILRPLHSSSDGAPAYPPLTMFKIVLLQQWHGLSDPAAEGAVRDRLSFRRFCGGALDEETPDHSSIWRFRQQFAKLGLDEKLLADVNRQLDARGLIVKRGALVDATIIAAAVKQPPHDEHGCPGKVFRL, translated from the coding sequence ATGTCACGCCGCAACTTCAGCCAACCTTCGCTCGCCGACGCATTCGTGAAAGCCTATTCTCGTCCTGGTGGGTTTCTAGAAGATATCGCCAAGACGTTCGAGTGGAGCGCGTTCGACGTTATTTTGCGTCCGCTGCATTCTTCGAGCGACGGCGCGCCGGCCTATCCGCCACTGACCATGTTCAAGATCGTGCTGTTGCAGCAGTGGCATGGGCTGTCCGACCCCGCCGCCGAGGGGGCTGTGCGCGATCGCCTGTCGTTTCGGCGCTTTTGCGGGGGGGCGCTGGACGAGGAGACGCCGGACCATTCATCGATCTGGCGGTTTCGACAGCAGTTCGCCAAGCTCGGCCTCGACGAGAAACTACTTGCCGACGTCAATCGACAACTTGACGCGCGCGGGCTGATCGTGAAGCGCGGCGCGCTGGTCGACGCCACTATCATCGCGGCCGCCGTGAAGCAGCCGCCCCACGACGAGCACGGCTGTCCGGGGAAGGTTTTTCGGTTGTAA
- a CDS encoding IS256 family transposase, whose amino-acid sequence MAIKKDTLDQLLSGRDPKEVFSKDGLFDELKKALAERVLNAEMDDYLESEAAAGKANHRNGYSKKTVLTETSKIDIRVPRDREGSFDPKLIARYQRRFPGFDEKIVSMYARGMTVREIRGHLLELYGLEVSPDLISTVTDAVLETVAEWQNRPLEAMYPLVFFDALRVKIRDEGLVRNKAVYVALGVTPDGTKDILGLWIETSEGAKFWLRVMNELKNRGVGDILIAVVDGLKGFPEAINAVFPQTTVQTCIVHLIRNSMEFASYKDRNAIAGALKTIYRAPTAEAAKEALDAFDGGHWGKKYPSIAQGWRRNWEQVIPFFAFPVAVRRIIYTTNAIESLNAKLRRAVRTRGNFPTDDAAMKLLYLVLRQVAGEWKMAPREWCEAKNQFAIMFDDRFVTA is encoded by the coding sequence ATGGCGATCAAGAAGGACACACTGGACCAATTGCTGTCGGGACGCGATCCTAAGGAGGTTTTTTCCAAGGACGGCCTGTTCGACGAGCTGAAGAAGGCGCTGGCCGAACGGGTTCTGAACGCGGAGATGGACGACTATCTCGAGAGCGAAGCGGCGGCGGGCAAGGCGAACCACCGCAACGGCTATTCGAAGAAGACCGTGCTGACCGAGACGTCGAAGATCGACATCAGGGTCCCGCGGGACCGGGAGGGGAGCTTCGATCCCAAGCTGATCGCGCGCTATCAGCGCCGCTTTCCCGGCTTCGACGAGAAAATCGTGTCGATGTATGCGCGCGGCATGACGGTGCGCGAGATCCGGGGCCATTTGCTCGAGCTCTACGGTCTGGAGGTCTCGCCCGATCTGATCTCGACGGTCACCGACGCCGTGCTGGAGACCGTCGCCGAATGGCAGAACCGGCCGCTCGAGGCGATGTATCCCTTGGTTTTCTTCGACGCTTTGCGCGTCAAAATCCGCGATGAGGGCCTAGTTCGCAACAAGGCCGTCTATGTCGCGCTCGGCGTCACGCCCGATGGAACGAAGGACATTTTGGGGCTTTGGATCGAAACCTCGGAGGGCGCCAAATTCTGGCTTCGGGTGATGAACGAGCTGAAGAACCGCGGCGTCGGCGACATTCTGATCGCCGTGGTCGACGGCCTGAAGGGCTTTCCGGAGGCGATCAATGCGGTGTTTCCGCAGACGACCGTGCAGACCTGCATCGTGCATCTCATTCGAAACTCGATGGAATTCGCTTCATACAAGGACCGCAACGCGATCGCCGGCGCGCTGAAGACGATCTATCGCGCCCCGACCGCCGAGGCGGCCAAGGAGGCGCTGGACGCCTTCGACGGCGGCCATTGGGGCAAGAAATATCCGTCGATCGCGCAGGGCTGGCGGCGCAATTGGGAGCAGGTCATCCCATTTTTCGCCTTTCCGGTCGCAGTGCGGCGGATCATATACACGACGAACGCCATAGAATCCTTGAACGCGAAGCTGCGGCGCGCCGTGCGGACGAGAGGGAATTTTCCGACCGATGACGCGGCGATGAAGCTCCTCTATCTCGTCTTGCGCCAAGTCGCCGGAGAGTGGAAAATGGCGCCGCGCGAGTGGTGCGAGGCGAAAAATCAATTCGCCATCATGTTCGACGATCGCTTCGTCACGGCGTGA
- a CDS encoding class I SAM-dependent methyltransferase has protein sequence MSNKISGEFELAEGDPLRYERSLDMNSLDPFESDAIICELIPPGSRVLEIGCGTGSLLKLIQANLATEVIGVEPNEERAVSARSKGLMVTTGIATSEFLESVGTFDVIIFADVLEHLQYPGETLLRVRESIRPGGIVIASVPNVAHWSIRLSLAFGFFEYKSTGLMDYTHLRWFTASSFSLLFHNSGYNIRCSRRSHGYWMINAYRSSWPFSFISDAIKRPLLKWAVRAFPNLFGYQHIISASVASNRNMIRREADTYQHNHG, from the coding sequence ATGTCAAATAAAATTTCCGGTGAGTTTGAACTGGCAGAGGGCGATCCGCTTCGATACGAGCGGTCGCTCGATATGAACTCCTTGGACCCGTTCGAGTCGGATGCAATTATCTGCGAACTAATTCCGCCAGGCAGTCGGGTTCTTGAAATAGGCTGCGGAACTGGGTCGCTGCTGAAATTGATACAAGCTAACCTTGCGACGGAGGTAATTGGCGTCGAACCTAATGAAGAGCGGGCTGTCTCTGCTCGCAGTAAAGGGCTAATGGTAACAACTGGTATCGCTACGTCTGAGTTTCTCGAATCTGTTGGTACATTTGATGTGATTATATTTGCAGACGTGTTAGAGCATTTACAATATCCCGGTGAGACACTTTTGCGCGTTCGAGAAAGTATTAGACCTGGTGGAATTGTAATTGCTTCTGTACCAAATGTCGCGCATTGGTCAATAAGACTATCGCTTGCGTTTGGATTCTTTGAATATAAGTCTACTGGTCTTATGGACTATACGCATCTAAGATGGTTCACGGCAAGCAGTTTTAGTCTATTGTTCCATAATTCTGGTTACAATATTCGATGCTCAAGGAGGTCGCACGGGTATTGGATGATAAATGCTTACAGATCATCTTGGCCATTTAGCTTCATCTCTGACGCGATAAAAAGACCACTACTAAAATGGGCTGTCCGTGCATTTCCAAATTTGTTTGGCTATCAGCATATAATATCAGCGTCTGTTGCATCGAATCGAAATATGATCCGCCGCGAGGCGGATACATATCAACATAACCACGGATGA
- a CDS encoding glycosyltransferase family 2 protein, producing MTVTSNISESVSVIIPFYNSSSTLRRALTSVYCQSIQVIEVIVVNDCSSNKETELALSIIADFARVRVIHHNRNMGPSAARNSGIREAVGSFIALLDSDDFWMEDKLRICLSTMNNLGVDFLGHNTTVGSISRPSLIDMLHGFQAVYRINRLDIYISTSQFAPSTVVFRKGAMPVIFDESIYLSEDYRLWGELVFLGYRLYKLKKCLSVRDEPHIKGNGLTGNVDRLRSAHILTHTYFVQRGYVGALLGQMATIFLKLKYIRHR from the coding sequence ATGACAGTTACTTCTAATATATCAGAGTCTGTATCTGTTATAATTCCATTTTATAATTCAAGCTCCACTCTAAGGCGAGCCTTAACCTCAGTGTATTGCCAGTCAATTCAGGTAATTGAAGTAATTGTAGTTAATGACTGTTCTTCAAATAAGGAAACTGAGCTTGCGTTATCAATAATTGCTGACTTTGCTCGAGTTAGAGTTATTCATCACAATCGCAACATGGGACCTTCTGCCGCACGAAACTCTGGAATTAGGGAGGCCGTCGGAAGCTTCATAGCGCTTCTGGACTCTGACGATTTTTGGATGGAGGATAAATTACGAATTTGCTTGAGTACAATGAATAATTTAGGAGTAGATTTTTTAGGCCACAATACCACGGTAGGCAGCATATCGCGGCCTTCGTTGATTGATATGCTACATGGTTTTCAAGCCGTTTATAGAATAAATCGCCTAGACATATATATATCAACATCACAATTTGCGCCGTCGACAGTTGTGTTTCGCAAAGGGGCTATGCCCGTGATATTTGATGAGTCAATTTACCTATCCGAAGACTATAGATTGTGGGGGGAGCTCGTATTTCTTGGCTATAGACTCTATAAACTAAAAAAGTGCCTTTCCGTGAGAGACGAGCCACACATAAAAGGAAATGGGCTGACAGGAAATGTAGATCGACTACGCTCTGCGCACATTTTAACGCATACATATTTTGTGCAAAGGGGGTATGTTGGCGCCCTACTAGGCCAGATGGCCACTATTTTCCTGAAATTAAAATACATCCGGCATAGATAA